The window ACGTTTATGCCAGGCAGCTACTTGCAGAGCAGGGATGCTGTTTCTAAAGGGGTCTTGCTCTTTGTGCCCGGACTGGAAGGTGGGGATCAGGAACCCTCTGAGACCTCAGGCTTGGGTGGAAGCAACCGAGTCGGGAGCAGAGGCCGCTCGGGCCGCAGCAGAGGCAGAGCGCCCTCTAGCGGCAGGCCTGCCCCTTCCCGGGACAGGCGGAAGTGCCAGTTTGGTTTGCGGGGCTGGCGCGCAGGGCCGCCTGCAGCCACCTGGGGGCGGGAGTGGTGTCTGGTTTGGGTCCAAACAGCCAGGCTCTGGACAATTGCAGGGAGAGCAGCATTCAAACCCAAACCCAAGAAGGGATAACACGACTCTACCTACCAGTGACCTGgcttcttaattaaaaataaggcCACAGCAGGCAAGCAAGCATACAGTAAAGGCCcccctgagtgtgtgtgtgtgtgtgtgtgtgtgtgtgtgtgtgtgtgtgtgtgtgtgtaccacatgaGACAGGCAGGCAACCTGGACCTACCCCAGCTGCAGCCTGTGCCATGGCTCCTGCCAAGGACGCAGCATCAACATGGTCCCACCCCAGGCAAAACCAAGCAGACTCATACCAGAAGCAAATCGACCTCTTAGCCAACAAGCACCTCTACACAAGTCCTAAGAGAGGTTGCAGAAATCGCAAATGGAAATTTCCAGAATATCCCCACCCCTTGGTATTGCTGGCTCTGGGCCACACACAGAGGCACCACGGACATGCAGAGGGGTGCACAGTGGGCACGCGGTGTGTCTGGCTCAGGTGAGGGTACAGAGCTCATCACAGGATCCTCAGATAACTGGATCCAGAGCAGCCCTGGGACGCACACCGTGAAGCATTTCTACAGCGGTGGCAGAAACACATAACCTGGGCCACGTATCAACAACAAACGGTTACTCGTGTATCCTCTTTGGGCCACACGTTCTTcatgtacaaaagaaaaaaaatatctgtccTTGTCACACATGAGGCTGGtttaaggatcaaatgagataaatttTTGAACAGTTGTTTGGCTTTAAAACGTAAAGGATTCATATTGTATTtcataataaatctgtgtttaatATAAACGTGTCTTCCCAAACTCTTTATATGAAATCAACTTGAGAAAGATGGATGTACCATGTTTGCCCTGAGGTGTAGGGAGCCTGCCCACCACTCCGCACGCCGACCGAGAAGGCCCAAACCACTCGCCGTGCACACAAGTAGGGCTGGGCTATCCCCTCCGGTTAATGCTACAACTGGTGGTAGGTTCTCCTGGGACTGTGGGTAATGCACAAGGTGGTACTCGAGAGGCGACTACACAAGACCCTCCCTCCCTgcgcccctctctcttccctccccccggGGCTCCCAACAGAGGCCAGTGGGAACGTCTTCAGTGTATGTAGATCCTGTCGGACACTGCTGCGGGCAAGTGGGTCATGACCTGCATTCGAAGCCACCAGTAGTAGTCCATGGGGTGGTAGCGCGTGTAGGGGCTGGCAGAGGTCAGAGCGTGGGTGACAGCACTGATGACAGGGGACGTGTCCGTGGAGCCACTGTTACAGTAGGTCTCCATCTTGGCGATCTTCTCGTCGAAGTACTTCCTGCCGTAGTCCTGGCGCACCACCTCAGGCAGCTCGTCCCACATCTTATTGGCGATGGCCTGGATGCGCTCAGGGCTGTAGAGGCTGGTGGCGGCGATGAAGTTGCCAGGTTCCACCACGCTGACCTTGACGCCCAGCGGGTGCATCTCGTAGCGCAGGCAGTCAGAGAAGGCCTCCACCCCGAACTTGGTGATGCAGTACGGGGAGCGGGCCGGGTTGGCCATGCGGCCCAGCATGCTGCTGATGTTGACGACGCGGCctacaaaggaagacagcaaacCCCTGCTCAGGAGGCACTGACTGGTCAGGCAgagggcctggggcctggcaggCTTCCAGAGGCCTGGCTGGAACCTGGCCTCCTGGCCCTGACACCTGTTTCGATGCCTGAACTACCCAGGGTCAGggggccttctttttttttttttttttaattttatttatttttcaacagagagagagagagacagtgagagagggaacacaagcagggggagtgggagagggagaagcaggcttcccgctgagcagggagcccgatgcggggctcgatcccaggaccctgggatcatgacctgagccgaaggcagacgcttaacgactgagccacccaggcgcccccagggggCCTTCTAATTCATAATCGAGGCCAGCTCAGGCCCACATGGCCAGATTTTCCCTGACTGTGTCAGGCAggacaggggaagagaaataagcaGGCCTGCATACCAGGAGGGCACAGCGTAATGGGCAAACTGCTAGGACCCACTAGGGCTCTAGCTGCCAGCCAGCCGAGCCAGGGTTCTGAACCTGATTTCAGGGCTAGAACATGTGGACAGTCTCCGGCACTGGAAGAGAGTGGTGACCTCAAGAGGCTTTCCACAGGCCCGGCTTCAGGTAGTGGGATGGAGGTGGAGCCCTTCCAAGTAAGCCCAAGCGGACCTGGGACCTGCTTGCCCTGGGAGCGCCCTCAGGAAGTGAAGGCACGGCCCCATCCTGGGCGCCACAGGGAGACACCTTTCAGAAACCTCTAAGTTGGAAGTCACTGAAGGGTTGGGGTTTTCTTCTAAAATCCTACAGCTGCTCTCTGGGTTCATTCTATCATTGCTGAAACTTTGGGATAGATCGTATGGATCATCTCCTTTTGCCATCATTGTTTGCTATCTAGGGAGAACATCTAAGTCAGTGACTTCTTTGGCTACCTAACATGGTTTGAGAGTTTTGTCTGTTCTCTAAATTTCTAAtcttgattattattatttctatattttacacTTTACCACAACtgtcttattttttaactgtGGCATAGTAACCCATTATGGGTTACTATGCCacagttaaaaaataagacaGTTGTGGTAAAGTGTAAAAACTGACTTAACCATGCCTCTCTCGATAGTTGATGTATATACACACAGCTCTGTGCACAGGGTGGTTATTTCTCTAGCTTAGGTCCCCAGAGTGGGATGACTGCTGTAATCTTTTAGCCTTTGAGGCGGCTGACCTCTCAGCTGCCCTCCTTTCTGAAAACCACCCATCCCTTTCCATCTGGCCGGCCAAGGCACTTCCACTTGCCACCATCCACAAGCCCTGCACAGCCCCCGAGAGTCCTGTGCTCAGCCTCACTGGGGTACGGAGGTTGGCTCTGCTGAGACCTCTGTCCATTCTAAGCAAAGATGAAAAGGTGGGACAGGAGGAAATCCCTTTCCAACTCACCTTTGGCCCTTCGGATGAGGGGGAGAAAGGATTTTGTCATCCTCACTGTGCCCCAAAGGTTCACTTCCGCCACTTCCTTGTAGGTTTCCATGCTGGTGAACTCTACTTCTCCGAAAGTTGAGATGCCCGCATTGTTAACGAGGCCCCACAGGCCTGGACAGGATGGGACAGAACCATGGTCACCACGCACGCTTGGCCTCAGACACCATCAGCCTGCAGCCCATGCCCCTCTTCCCTTTGTCCCTTTTCCCCAAAACTTGCTACTTCTTGTCCAAGGCTCTCGGGACACTTTCTAGAATCACCAAAAATAACAGGAGACAGACAGGCCTACGGTGCTGGCTGTGACCCTCCCTTAAGTCTAAAACGTCCAATTACTAGCTCGCTTCTCCCTGCATGGACTCTCTGGGCCCACCATGACCCAGCCCTGCCAGGTGTCCACAGCCTGGAGTCCCACCTTGGCTCACTCAGTCCCACTGGCTCCGTGCAGTCACCTCCCCTCACCCTGCACTGTGTATTCATTTCTGCCTCCGCACCTTCACTTGCCTTTGACCTCCAGCCAGAAGCCAGGAGAACCTCAGGAGTCTTCCAGGCCAAGTCTTCTCTGGAGGACCAGGGAGGGGACCCAGTGTCCAAGGTCTCACAGCAGTTAGAGGCTCAGCTAAGACTTGACCTCAGGTCGAGCCCCAGTCCTGATCCATCCTGAGACCCTCCTGACCATGACTCCATTCTCGGATCTTCCCCTCTCTGAAGCATGCACTGTTTGCGGTTATCACTGGTGAGCCCCACGGCCCATGTGTATACACCTGGTCTCTGCAGGTTGAGAACACCCCTCAGCCTTGTGTGGTCCCGGGTGGGGTACAGAGTTGGAGCAAGCGTACACTGAGTACACTTGGGTGGACTGTTTCCTGTAAGACCAGCTAGGGGACAGCTGGCTTCTGTAGACTCAGGGAACACTGGTGCTCTCACGACTACTTTTACAGCCAGGGAAGTAGAGGCCCTGAGGAGGAGGATGGTTTCAGCATGCCCAGCAGGTCAGAGGCAGAGCTGAATGAGGGAAGGAGGCCCCAAGGGGGCCACCTTGCTTTGCAGGGCCTCTGAGTTCCATCTGTGGGGTGTGAGGACTGCATGGGCTGC of the Halichoerus grypus chromosome 1, mHalGry1.hap1.1, whole genome shotgun sequence genome contains:
- the BDH1 gene encoding D-beta-hydroxybutyrate dehydrogenase, mitochondrial — translated: MLTARLFRPLSQLPGRTLSCYDRENGTRRMLMFYSASLVPISRRAYSDQVKPVGSKAVLVTGCDSGFGFSLAKHLHSKGFLVFAGCLMKDKGDAGVKELDSLKSDRLRTVQLNVCKSEEVEKVVETVRSSLEDPEKGLWGLVNNAGISTFGEVEFTSMETYKEVAEVNLWGTVRMTKSFLPLIRRAKGRVVNISSMLGRMANPARSPYCITKFGVEAFSDCLRYEMHPLGVKVSVVEPGNFIAATSLYSPERIQAIANKMWDELPEVVRQDYGRKYFDEKIAKMETYCNSGSTDTSPVISAVTHALTSASPYTRYHPMDYYWWLRMQVMTHLPAAVSDRIYIH